The Tautonia plasticadhaerens nucleotide sequence CCGGTCAACATCTGGGCGACGACATTCTTCCCGAAGCGGCCCCTGGTCCGGGCGACTCCCGAGAGAATCTTGAGGACCACCTCGCGGCTCGCCGGCGTGTCGATCGGGCAACGCTCGGATTCGGCCTCCGCTTCTCCCCCCGTGCATCGGTCGCATCTCCCGCAATTGCCCGCGAGTGGGTCTCCGAAGTAGCCGAGGATCATGGCGCGTCGGCAGCGTCGGGCCTCGGCGTAGCGGATCATCCGATCGAGCTTCTCGTACTCCGCCTCCTTGCGAGCTTCCAGCGCGGAGAAGTCGACCTCCAGTTCGTTGGATCGGCGGTCGCGATCGAGAACCCGGAGTGCGTTGCCTCGGAAGGGGGGGACGTAGGTGATGGGCAATTCAGCAGAGAGGTGCTTGATCGCCCGGGTGAAGGCCATGCGATCGATGCCCATGCCCGAGGCGAACTCATCAGGATGGAAGTAGACCGGCTCGCCCAGTCGACGGTCGCAGAGGCTCTCCAACCCGAGAATCACCAGCCGTTGCACGTGGGCCTGAGACCCGACCCGATCGGCCAGTGGGGGCTCGTCGGGCTCCCGGTCGATCCGGATGATCGCCATATTCTCCCTGGGGCTGAACCGCTCAAGGGCCCCGGCCCCCTCGAGGATCTTCAAGGCGGAGCCGACGGCCGACTCGCTCAGATCGAGGCCGACCGCCTCCTTGATCTCCGATTGGGTGAGCTCGATCGGGTCGGCGTCGATCCTTCGCAAATGCTCGTAGACCTGGAAGACGACCTCACGGGGCGGATACTCGCTTTCGATGAACAATTGCTGGAGCTTGCGGTCTCCCGGCGCGTAGAGCAGCAGGCAGTCGGCGGGCTGGCCGTCCCTGCCGGCTCGACCGGCCTCCTGGTAGTAGGCTTCCAACGTGCCCGGGATGTTGAAATGGACGACCGCTCGGATGTCCGGCTTGTCCACCCCCATCCCGAAGGCATTCGTGGCGACGATCACGTCGACGTCTCCGCCCATGAACGCCTCTTGCGCGGAGTGCCGCTGCGCTCGTTCGAGGCCGGCGTGGTAGGAGACGACCGATCGCCGGACATCCTGACGGATGAACTCGGCGATCGTCTCGCATCGCTTCCGGCTGGAGGTGTAAACCACGATCGAGCCGCTGGTCCTCCTCAGGAGCCGGGCGAGCTCCTCGCACTTGTCGGCGTCCCGCCGGGTGTCGATGACGGCATAGGAGAGGTTTGGCCGGTCGAATCCGGTGATGAACTGGGCCGGCTCTCTCAGGTCGAGCTGCGCGGCGATGTCCCGGCGGACGAGGTCGGTCGCCGTGGCGGTCAGCGCGATGCAGGGGGGCATCCCCAGCTTGCGGCGGGCAAGGCCGAGGCGGGCATAATCGGGGCGGAAGTCGTGACCCCACTCGCTGATGCAGTGGGCTTCGTCGACCGCGAACAGGGCCGGTCGGAGCCGGGCCATCGTCTCGACGAATCGGTGGCTCCGGAATCGCTCAGGGGCGACGTAGAGGAGGTCGTAACGCCCGGCCTCGGCCTCCATCAGCCGGACACGCTGCTCGTCGGGGCCCAGGGTGCTATTAATCAGGGTCGCGCTGAGGCCCCGGGCCTGAAGGGAGTCGACCTGGTCCTTCATCAGCGCGATCAGCGGGCTGACGACCAGCGTCAGGCCCTCCATCAGCAACGCCGGGAGCTGATAGCAGAGGCTCTTGCCGCCGCCGGTGGGCATCACGCAGAGCACGTCCCGGCCGCCGAGGACCGCGTCGATCACCTCGCGCTGGCCGGGGCGGAACCGCTCCAGGCCGAATCGCTCGTGCAGAATTCGTTCCGGATCGGACGTGTGCTCCGACACGCTCATCGCCGTCTCACCTTCGTCCGTGGATCGTCAAGGCTCCCATTATAGGGTGGAACGTCGGGCGTGTGCGACCTCGGGTGTCGGTGATTCGGGCGGGATCCGTCCGCCTGCCGCCGGTCGGGACGAAGAACGGCCGGGCCGGCGGCCGACGCGTGAGCGTCGACCACCAGGGCCCGGCCGTTCGGCCATTCGATCGTCCGGTCAATCGGAGATCAGTTGTCCTGCTGCTGGTTGAGCTGCTGCTCGACCAGGGGGACGATGCCCTTCTCGATCACCGGGCCGACCTCGCTCGGCACGAAGCCGGTGAACCGGAGGCCGTCCGGCTCGGCGACTACGGCTAGGCCGACCATCGCCGGCTGCTCGGGCATCTCCTGCCCGGCCCGGAGATCCTGGTCGCCGGTGGCCTGACGGGCCTCGGCCAGCACCTGGCGGGTGCCGGTCTGCATGTCGACCATGTAGAGGCTCCGGACCCGGTCCGGCAGCTGGGCGCGGACCTTCTTGAAGGACTCGGTCTGGCCGATGCCCTGGTCGTCGGCGAGGTAGGCGTCCAGCTGCTTCTGGGCGTCCTCCCAGTTGGCGGCCAGCAGGTTCACGACCTGCTCTCCGTTGGAGCCGACCCAGACGGTGGTGGACTCGCCGACGACCTTGCGGAGCACCTCGACGGCCTCCTCGCGGTCGATCGGCTTCTGCTGCTGCTCGCCCTGCTGGCCCTCGGCGGCCTCGGGCTGGAGCTTCTTGGCCTCGGCCTCGACCTCCTTGGTGAAGGCGTCGAAGTCGTAGGCGGCCGTGATCTTGTCGAACGAGTAGCCCTGGTAGTCCTGGGCGCCCTGCTCGATGTTCAGCTCCTTGATGAGCGCGAAGTCCTTGCCCTTGACCGCGGCGACGGCCGACCGGACGGCCTCGACGACGGATTCGGAGTTCTCGGCCTTCATCACGCTCAGGCCGGTGCGGGTCTCTCCCAGGCCGAGGGTGGCGATGTAGGTCGCCTTGCCGGCGGCCCGGAACTGCTCCTGGGCCTTCTGGAACTCGGGTGACTCCATGACCTTGGCGATCTCGGGCAGGTACTCCCGGACCTCGTTCGCACCGGGGATCAACTCCCAGTTGATCGCCTCGGGGTCGAAGACGTCGAACGAGTAGTAGGCGTTGCCGCGAGGGAGCGTGGCCAGCTCCTCGGCCGGGGAGTCGCCGGCCTCGGCCATGCGGCGGATCGGCTCATAATCCTCGTTCATCGCCAGCTTGCCGGAGATGGTCAGGCCCTGCTCGGCGAAGGTGGCATGGGAGGCGACGGCCCGGGCGTTCTTGGCGGCCTTGAACAGCTGCTGGGTGGCGAACTGGGCCTGCTCGGTGAAGTCGGCGCCCTGCTCGGCGGCGCGGTCGGTCTGCGCCTTCAGGAAGTTCTGGGCCTGGTCGATCTCGTCGCCGTAGGTCTCTGTGATCGCGGCCAGGTCGACATACATGCCGATGTCGCCGTCGAGGAAGTAGGAGCGCAGGCCCTCGTCGATGGTCTGGGCCAGCGTCTGCTGCGGCGCCGAGGAGACCTTGCGGATCAGGTCCTCGTGCTGGCTGATCGCAGCGAAGCCCTGCTTGTTGACGGCATAGACCGTCTCGCCGTTGGCGGCGGTGATGGAGTCGACGCCCTGATCGGTCTGCTTCTGGGCGTCCTCCTTGCCGGCGATCGCCGAGAGGGCCTGGTCGTAATCGCTCGTCGCGAAGACGGCGATGGCCCTCGGCTTGACCTGCAACTGGCCGCCCTGGAGGCTGATCTGCTGGCCGAGCTGTCCCGGCGGGACCACGTCGATCAGCAGCAGCGCGGGCGCCTCGCCCTGGCCGGCGCCGAGGCTCCGTGTGAACTCGGAGACCGTCGCCTGGATCTGCGAGCCGACCTGTTCGGCCGCCTCCGGGCTCATGGCGCGGAGCATGGTGACGAAGTTGTCCGTCGCCTGCCCGATGCCGCCGATCCGGACGATGATCGGCAGGTCTCCCGGCAGCTGGTCGAGCCACTGGGCTTCGACCGCCTGGCTTCCACCTTGCGCGGCCCGCTGGGCCTGCTGGGCGGCCGCGTTCGAAGGCGCCAGGCCGACGGCCAGGGCCAGGGTCATCGTGATTGGTAGGAGCGCCGTTCGAATCATGCGTTTCCTCCTCATAAATCAAGGATCCGGGCGGGCATACCGTCGACGGCTCGGCCTCCGTTGCCCTCGCCATCCCGGCGTTGGGACCACGGGACCAGCCCGCCCCTCGGATGAGAGACAACTGCATGTCCGGTGCCAGCCCCTGGGGGTTCCCGGAGATCGCCGGGCGGGATGAGCCACTCCTCGGCGATCGATCGACACAAATCCAGAAATGGACCAATGAAACGCGATCGGGCGTGAGGCCGGCATGTGGCCCTCGACTCGATCCGATCCCACGCCGATCCCCGAATGTCGGTCGGAATCGCCGGGGGTCTGGTTTGGGCTTGAGCGAACCGATCAAGCACGGCCCGCGTCGGCCGCCGGCTCACTGCCGCCCCGAATTCCTGGAGCTTGGTCCTCGCGGGTCGTCATCCCGGGAGATTCGGCTGTTGCTGATTTGCCAATAATCAACACCATGCAGTCGAGAAGTCCGCTCGATCGAGAGCGTCGAACTGATCGAGGCTCCCCTTCATCTCCTAGAGACGATCCCGAGGATCGAGCCCGTCGGGCGATCAGGCTCCCGACCCTTGGGACATGGGAATCCTGCGCGGAAGGATCGGCGATCCGGCTCCGATTGCCTTCAGCCCTTGATGACGCCGACCGGCCGCAGGCGGGCGACCTTCTTGGAAATCCCGACCGAGTCAACGACCTCGACGACCTGATCGACGTCCTTGTAGGCAGCCGGTTGCTCCTCCGCGAGCCCCTTGTGGCCCCGGGCCCGGGCGAT carries:
- a CDS encoding RecQ family ATP-dependent DNA helicase: MSVSEHTSDPERILHERFGLERFRPGQREVIDAVLGGRDVLCVMPTGGGKSLCYQLPALLMEGLTLVVSPLIALMKDQVDSLQARGLSATLINSTLGPDEQRVRLMEAEAGRYDLLYVAPERFRSHRFVETMARLRPALFAVDEAHCISEWGHDFRPDYARLGLARRKLGMPPCIALTATATDLVRRDIAAQLDLREPAQFITGFDRPNLSYAVIDTRRDADKCEELARLLRRTSGSIVVYTSSRKRCETIAEFIRQDVRRSVVSYHAGLERAQRHSAQEAFMGGDVDVIVATNAFGMGVDKPDIRAVVHFNIPGTLEAYYQEAGRAGRDGQPADCLLLYAPGDRKLQQLFIESEYPPREVVFQVYEHLRRIDADPIELTQSEIKEAVGLDLSESAVGSALKILEGAGALERFSPRENMAIIRIDREPDEPPLADRVGSQAHVQRLVILGLESLCDRRLGEPVYFHPDEFASGMGIDRMAFTRAIKHLSAELPITYVPPFRGNALRVLDRDRRSNELEVDFSALEARKEAEYEKLDRMIRYAEARRCRRAMILGYFGDPLAGNCGRCDRCTGGEAEAESERCPIDTPASREVVLKILSGVARTRGRFGKNVVAQMLTGSASEKMGRFRLDRLSTFGVLSEFKQQEIALLIDALTEIGLIRVDEVDRFKPVVTLSDSGWSYLRARGESGDGVILPGLPQELAFKVRHGGLPRVSRKSPSTGTVPPPGPEQVGRGVARLPAPSSPENPPGVEIDEGLKTDPLWERLRVLRRTWAQASNVPAYCVFHDSMLKTLVEERPRTPQELAAIKGFGKAKLERYGTALLEAIASAAHPDPTPPMPYQADQSASTNPVGFAVEPSDLFAGSAEDISAIPHEEWTCRLLDRGFSAAEAAAIRGLELDEIIRHAAMQARQGRSVPIDAFLGGEHLDRWEGWLSDRGPDEPPPEVDGTPDLWTLFLRGRSTSDAVPDPPIAS